One region of Lampris incognitus isolate fLamInc1 chromosome 12, fLamInc1.hap2, whole genome shotgun sequence genomic DNA includes:
- the ssh1b gene encoding protein phosphatase Slingshot homolog 1, which translates to MALVTLQRSPTPSAASSASATTTNTGEVSGKRHKEYGSDEDRKNNQSLSENFFMVKGAALFLQQGNSTQGPKTPTHHKHAGDLPQHLQVMIKILRSEDRIKLAVRLESGWSDRVRYMVVVYTNGRQDTEENILLGMDFTDKDSKSCSIGMVLPLWSDTNIHLDGDGGFSVNTAGRSHVFKPVSVQAMWSALQILHKACEVSRRYNYFPGGMALTWVGFYESSITSEQSCINEWNVMTDVETTRPDSPTMFVDQPTKRERTECLIKAKLRSLMMFQDLENVTSKEIRNELEQHMNCNLKEYKEFIDNEMLLILGQMDKATLIFDHLYLGSEWNASNLEELQDCGVGYILNVTREIDNFFPGTFSYHNIRVYDEEGTDLLAHWNDSYNFIVRAKKSNSKCLVHCKMGVSRSASTVIAYAMKEYGWSLEKAYNLVKQKRSIAQPNAGFMRQLAEYEGILDASKQRHNKIWRPGADDDASDELQASGLHADLEVPGEETPELRASSQEEEEAWGGCGTSPCRGMGLEVEPLDPLNYNYYFRRLSDSALDSEPSTPVRGPPLLGMERVFIEIEDVERDALLEDEGFPMAHLVLPGEGTAAQTCGRLDPMEDMRQRLEFSTLEEEDEEEAKKEEAEMAALAQCPGNSDSKKVGEVERKEESGLGFANLNTNNSNRLAAKRSCPAAFDDSASTENPFKVKPSYQSCKDCLRLPQGRRCDRPAGGRTHRLNPNRHCTAAPSISIDPPGTHFASASTLSSVVVPVPALTSVSASLIQPCGHLCRCAVCVPDTLTSPVACLESYRHKLLSPMNCEDLLSDHSYLETEDMDEPQTNEDGEEEQVQGDSSGTNTGTITELLKLNSVGERPAIASTKELKLQPHSELESYDDKKEHHQQALAQLQMPAMGIELGLELVRQRAEQFDRLSGFTMEGQLPVGPLP; encoded by the exons CCTCAGCGAGAACTTCTTCATGGTCAAAGGAGCTGCCCTCTTCTTACAGCAAGGCAATAGTACACAGGGACCCAAGACCCCGACCCACCATAAACATGCtg GTGACTTACCTCAACATCTTCAAGTTATGATCAAGATCCTGCGGTCTGAAGATCGCATTAAGCTG GCTGTACGGTTAGAGAGTGGGTGGTCAGACCGAGTACGCTACATGGTTGTAGTCTACACCAATGGTCGACAGGACACAGAGGAAAATATCCTTCTGGGAATGGACTTTACAGATAAGGATAG TAAAAGTTGTTCTATTGGGATGGTGCTACCATTGTGGAGTGATACCAACATACATTTAGATGGAGATGG GGGATTCAGTGTAAACACAGCAGGACGGTCGCATGTCTTCAAGCCTGTGTCTGTGCAGGCCATGTG GTCTGCCCTGCAGATCCTCCATAAGGCATGTGAGGTATCACGCAGGTACAACTACTTCCCAGGGGGTATGGCTCTCACCTGGGTGGGCTTTTATGAAAGCTCCATCACCTCAGAGCAAAGCTGCATCAACGAGTGGAATGTTATGACTGATGTAGAGACCACCCGGCCTGACTCACCCACTATGTTTGTGGACCA GCCAACTAAGAGAGAGAGGACCGAGTGTCTCATTAAAGCCAAACTACGCAGCCTCATGATGTTCCAAGACCTGGAGAATGTCACTTCTAAAGAG ATCCGTAATGAGCTGGAGCAACATATGAACTGTAACCTCAAAGAGTACAAGGAGTTCATCGATAATGAGATGCTACTGATCCTGGGTCAGATGGACAAGGCCACACTTATATTTGACCACTTGTACTTG GGCTCAGAATGGAACGCTTCCAACCTTGAAGAATTACAGGACTGTGG AGTGGGTTACATTCTGAATGTAACCAGGGAGATTGACAACTTCTTCCCAGGGACATTCTCTTATCATAATATCCGTGTTTATGATGAGGAGGGAACCGATCTTCTGGCCCACTGGAATGACAGCTACAACTTTATTGTCAGAGCAAA GAAAAGTaattccaaatgcctggtccaCTGTAAGATGGGGGTCAGCCGGTCTGCCTCCACAGTAATTGCCTATGCCATGAAGGAGTATGGTTGGTCTTTGGAGAAAGCCTACAATCTTGTCAAGCAAAAACGAAGTATAGCTCAGCCCAATGCAGGTTTCATGAGACAGCTGGCAGAGTACGAGGGCATTCTGGATGCAAG TAAGCAGCGCCACAACAAGATTTGGAGGCCTGGAGCAGATGATGATGCCTCAGATGAGTTGCAAGCCTCTGGGCTGCATGCTGACTTGGAGGTTCCTGGGGAGGAGACTCCAGAGCTCAGAGCCTCTTcccaagaggaggaagaagcgtGGGGGGGCTGCGGGACTTCTCCTTGCCGGGGCATGGGTCTGGAGGTGGAACCTCTTGACCCTCTTAACTACAATTACTACTTCAGACGGTTGTCAGACTCTGCACTGGACAGTGAGCCTTCCACCCCAGTACGTGGGCCCCCACTGCTAGGTATGGAAAGGGTTTTCATCGAGATTGAGGATGTAGAGAGAGATGCCCTATTAGAGGATGAGGGATTCCCCATGGCCCATCTGGTTTTGCCTGGAGAGGGCACGGCTGCCCAGACCTGTGGGCGCCTTGATCCCATGGAAGACATGAGACAGAGACTAGAGTTCAGTACtttggaggaggaggatgaggaggaagccaAGAAAGAAGAAGCGGAGATGGCAGCCCTAGCTCAGTGTCCTGGAAATTCAGACAGCAAGAAGGTGGGAGAAGTAGAGAGAAAGGAGGAAAGTGGGTTGGGTTTTGCCAATCTGAACACTAACAACAGCAACCGCCTTGCTGCTAAACGCAGTTGCCCTGCAGCTTTCGAC GACAGTGCTAGCACGGAAAACCCTTTCAAAGTGAAGCCCTCCTACCAGTCCTGTAAAGACTGCCTGCGTCTGCCCCAAGGGCGACGCTGTGACCGCCCAGCAGGAGGTCGCACCCACCGCCTTAACCCTAACCGTCACTGCACTGCAGCTCCTTCCATATCTATTGATCCGCCTGGGACCCATTTTGCTTCTGCTTCAACTCTCTCATCTGTGGTGGTTCCAGTCCCAGCCCTTACTTCTGTATCAGCCAGCCTGATCCAGCCCTGTGGTCATCTCTgccgctgtgctgtgtgtgtcccTGACACTCTTACTTCTCCAGTTGCATGCCTGGAGTCGTATCGCCACAAGCTGCTGTCACCCATGAACTGTGAGGATCTGCTTAGTGACCACAGTTATCTTGAAACAGAGGACATGGATGAGCCACAGACTAATGAGGATGGAGAGGAAGAACAGGTACAAGGGGACAGCAGTGGCACCAACACAGGTACCATTACAGAACTACTAAAACTCAACTCGGTGGGAGAGAGACCTGCAATAGCCTCCACTAAAGAATTAAAATTGCAACCTCATTCTGAGTTGGAGTCCTACGATGACAAAAAAGAGCACCATCAGCAAGCCCTGGCCCAGCTACAGATGCCAGCAATGGGGATTGAACTTGGCTTGGAACTGGTAAGGCAGAGGGCAGAACAGTTTGACAGGCTGTCAGGCTTTACCATGGAGGGCCAGCTCCCAGTAGGACCCCTGCCTTAA